DNA sequence from the Devosia lacusdianchii genome:
AGCGCGGCTCGCCGGTGACGAAGCCCCAGCGGCGCTGCAGTTCGAGCTGGTCGACCTTGTAGACCACGCCGTCGATGTCGTAGCCCAGCGACGAGCGCTGCTCCTCGATCAGCCGATACTGCGCAATCAATTCGTCGACCGATTTGGCGCGCACCATCAGCGGGCTGACCTTGAAACCCCACTCAGCGAATTTCTGCACCGCCTCAAACTGAGTCGGCGCCGGGTCCTCAGTGGTGGCGCCCCAGGCATAGGCGAAGAATTTGAGGTTGCGGCTGGCCGTAACCGACGCATCCTTCTGACGCAGCGAGCCGGCCGCCGTATTGCGTGGGTTGACGTAGTCCTGCCCACCAGCAGCGGCGGAACGGGCCTTCAGCGCCTGGAACTCGGCATAGGTCATATAGACCTCGCCGCGTATCTCGATGCTCTGCGGCCAACCCGAGCCTTTGAGCTTGTGCGGGATATCGGCGATCGTCTTCAGGTTGGCGGTGATGTCCTCGCCCACCGCGCCGTCGCCACGGGTGGCACCCTGCACGAAGACGCCATTCTCATAACGCAAAGAGGCCGAAAGGCCGTCGATCTTGGGCTCAGCGGTAAAGGCGATATCGAGATCCTTGTCCCGCTCGAAGAAGCGCTTGCCGCGGGTGATGAAATCGACCACGTCCTCGTCGGTATAGGCCTTGGCGAGGCTGAGCATGGGCACCGCATGGCGGACCTTGGCAAAGCCCTCTGCCGGCGGCGCGCCGACCGACAGCGAGGGACTGTCCTCCCGCACCAGGTTGGGAAACGCCTCCTCGATGGCTTCATTGCGTCGGCGCATCGCGTCATAGTCTGCGTCGGTGATCTCAGGCGCATCCTTCTGGTGGTAGGCGATATCGGCCTTGGCAATCGCCTCCGCAAGGCGAGCCAGCTCGATATCGGCTTCCTGTTCGGTTAGATCATCGACGGTTTTTTTGGACAGGTCGGTCATGGGATACTCGGAGGCAGATTCTATCAACGAGGATACCCCCTCCTTGCCTCCCCCTGATAGGGGGAGGGACCGATCGCGCTTGCAGCGAAATCGTGCCACATGCGCCGGCTAGATCCCCTTTCTAGGGGAGCTCAGGCGGGGGTATCCTTGCTACCCAACTTCGCTCAACAGCTTGCTCGCGGCTGCCCTTGCCTCGTCAGTCACGGTAGCACCAGCCAGCATGCGGGCGACTTCCTCTTGCCGGGCATCGGCGCCGAGCGGCTTCACATGGGTGCGCATGAACGCCCCCTCCTTGACCGCCTGCTTCTCGATCAGCAGATGCCGTTGCGCCCGCGCCGCCACCTGGGGCGCGTGGGTCACCGCCAGCACCTGCACCTTGCCGGCCAGCCGCGCCAGGCGTCGGCCAATGGCGTCGGCCACGGCACCACCCACTCCGGTGTCAATTTCGTCAAAGATCAGCACTGGCGCCGAGCCGCGATCGGCCAGCACCACCTTGAGCGCCAGGAGGAACCGGCTGAGCTCGCCACCCGAAGCGACCTTGAGCAATGGCCCCGCCGCCGTGCCCGGATTGGTCTGCACATGGAAAGCGATCTGGTCGAAACCGGCGGCGGCGATGCGGGTTTTGTCGACCTGATGGTCGACGATGAACTTGGCCGCGCCCAGTTTGAGATCGGGCAATTCGGCGCCCACCGCCTTGGCCAGCGCACCGGCTGCCTTGAGACGCCCGGCGCTCAGCGTCTCAGCCGCCTTGCGATAAGCCTCCATGGCCCTGGCCTCGGCCGCTTCAAGCGCCGCGAGGCGCGCCTCCCCGCTTTGCAGCGTTTCGAGGTCTGCCGTGTATTTCGCCAGTACATCCTGCAGGCCGCCGCAGCTTGTCTGGTGCTTGCGCGCGGCCGCCCGCAGGGCGAACAACCGTTCCTCGACGCCTTCCAGCTCGGCGGGGTCGTAGGCCATTTCACGCTTCAGTTCGTCGAGTGCATCACCCGTGCGGTCCAGCGCGCCCAGCGAAGCGTCGAGCGTGTCCACAATGGGCTGGAACAGCGTCGCGCCACCGTCGATCTTGCGCATCAGCCGGCGCATCAGGCTCGCCAGGGCCGGCGCAGGCGCGGATGGACCGTTGAGCATCTCGTCGATTTCGGTGACGTCGGAGGCCGAGCGCTCGACCTGTTGCAGGTGTTGCCGGCGCTCCGCGAGCTCTTCCTCTTCGCCGGCTTGCGGCTTGAGCTTGCCCAATTCCTCGACCGTGTGCCGTGCATAATCCTCGGCAGCCAGCGCCTCGGCCACCAGCGCTTTTTGCGCCGCCACGGCCTCCTGCGCGTCGCTCAGGTCCTGCCAGGCGTCCCGCACCCGCGCCACGGCGGCCTCGAGTTCGCCAAAGGCATCGAGCGCCGCCCGGTGGGTCGCCACGTCGACCAGCGCGCGATCATCGTGCTGGCCGTGGATTTCCACGATCTGCCCGCCGATCTTTTGCAGCAAGGCTGCGGACACCGGCTGATCGTTGATGAAGGCTCGCGTGCGGCCATCGGCGAACTGAACTCGGCGCAGGATGACGTCTTCATCATCGGGAATGGCGTTGTCGCGCAGTGCGGCGCGCGCCGGATGGTCGGCCGGCAATTGCAGCACCGCCACCACTTGCCCGCTTTCCTGCCCGGTTCGGACCAGAGATGCGTCCCCTCGCCCGCCAAGCGCCAACGTCAGCGCGTCCAGCAGGATGGATTTGCCGGCGCCAGTTTCACCGGTGAGAACAGTCATACCGCCATCGAGCGCCAGATCGAGCTGATCGATGAGGACAATATTGCGAACCGAAAGCGCGTTCAGCATGCGCGGACTATCCCAGACTTCTGCACTGGTGGCGTACGAACATTAATCTACTACCATCACGTCATTCCCGCGAAAGCGGGAATCCCCCTTTCACACAGCTAGGGAGATTCCCGCTTTCGCGGGAATGACGCGGCGAGCGTTGACCGCCGCCACAAACGAACTGGGGCGCATCTTAGCGCCCCAGAACAAACTAGCAACAAATTACTTAGGAACTCTTAGTTCCCCGGAACGATCAGTTCCGCAAGCCTGCCATCCAGCTTCCGTTGTTGACGGTCGGTGCGAGACCCTGCTTGCCCAGCAGTTCGAAAGCCTGCTTGTACCAGCTGCTCGACGGGTAGTTGTGACCCAGCACGGCGGCCGCAGTCATGGCTTCGGTGGTCAGGCCAAGCGACAGATAGGCCTCGGTCAGGCGATAGAGCGCCTCTTCGATGTGAGTCGAAGTCTGCCAGGTCTCGACGACCGTACGGAACCGGTTGATGGCAGCCGTGTATTGGCCATTGCCCAGATAGTAACGGCCCACCGACATTTCCTTGCCGGCCAGCTGATCAAAGGCAACCAACAGCTTCTCGCGCGCGTCCTCGGCATATTCAGACTGCGGATAGTTGGAAATCAGCAGGTTGTAGGTGTCGATGGCATCGCGCGACAACTGCTGGTCACGCGTGATGTCCTTGATCTGCGCGAAATAGGAATTGCCCTTGAGATAAAGCACATAGGGAACGTCCTTGGCGGTCGGATAGAGCGCCAGGAACCGGTCCGCTGCCAGAATCGCCTGGTCGAGCTCGCCGCCGCGATAGTTGGCAAAGACCTGCATCAGCTTGGATTTTTCGACCAGCGGATCGCGCGGGTGCTGGCGGTCAAGCTGTTCCAGGCTCTTGATAGCGGTCTGGAAGTACTGGCGATCCATGTCGTCCAGTGCCTTCTGATACAGCGTCGCCGCCGGAACAATGGCCGCTTCCCTGATTTTGGGCGGACCAAACAGGTTCATCCCCGAGCAGCCTGCGAGCACGACCGCAACGAGGGCAACGGTCAGGAACCGGGTCGCACGGCCGGTGAGACCACCAATAACGTCAACTGTCACGAACTGCCCCGTCCTTATAACGAAAACCGCAGCGTTGCGGCGTAGTTAGCAAATGGATCAAAACTGTGGCGCCGCGCGCCGTCCCCCACGGGGATTAGCGCACGGACCGCAGATAATGATTGACCGCCAACCCCATAGGCTGATCGTCGAACGCCTCGAATTCGAGTGGCAGGTCCTCTGCGCCGACTATCTCATAGTTGGCTTCGCTGGAAAAGAGACCCGCCAGCACATGCGCGTTAAGAGCGTGGCCGCCCTTGTACGAGCGGAAGCGGCCCCAGATTGGCAGTCCGCCCAGCGACAGATCGCCGATCGCATCGAGCAGCTTGTGGCGCACGAATTCGTCTTCGTAGCGCAGGCCGCCGGGGTTGAGGATACGGTCCTCATGTACGGTAATGGAATTGTCGAGGCTGGAGCCGAGGGCATAGCCCGCCTGGCGCAGGATCTTGGCATCGCGCACGAAGCCGAAGGTGCGCGCGCTCGAAACGTCTTCGTAATAGCGGCGCGGGGTCCAGTCGAAAATCATGCGCTGACGGCCGATGACCTTGCTGTCGAAGTCGATTTCGAGATCGAGTGCGCGGCCGTTATACGGCTCGAGCGCCGCGAAGGCATCGTTGTTGCGCACGGTAACGGCGCGCATGATCTTGAGGAATTTCCGTTGCGCCGGCTGAATTTCGAGGCCGACCTCGACGATCGCTTCGGCAAAAGGGCGCGCGCTGCCATCCAGAATGGGGCATTCGCCGCCATCCAGCGTGATGAGCGCATTGTCGACGCCCATGCCTGATAGGGCCGAGGTGACGTGTTCGATGGTGGCGACACTGACGCTATCGCCGAGATCGAGCGTGGTGCACAGCGTCGTACGGGTCACGCGAGAAAAATGCACTGGTACAGGGGCGGTGGTGCCGCTCTCGGTTTCCCGGCATATCATGATACCACTGTCGGCAGCGGCCGGGCTGATCGTGAGGGTCACCGGCTGGGCGCTATGAACGCCATAGCCGGAGAAGCTGATCGCAGCCGCGAGGGTACGCTGGCGCGTGGAAAGTTTCTGCATACTCGAAATACTCCGGCCCAAAACCCCGAACGCCCAAAAACTGTGTTAGCCAAAAAAAACTCGGCGCGGAAGCCGCACCGAGCAATGTTTCAAATGATCAGCAGGTGATCGTTAACCGTGCTTGCGCAGGAAAGCTGGAATCTCCAGGCTATCCTTCTGCGGCGCTGGAGCCGGTTGGCGACCCTGGGCGTCGAGGTTGCCACGGGCGCCGTCGACAGATGGTGCAACCCGCGAAGCCCTTGCCCCACCAGCTTCAATTGCGCTGCGGGCAGCGGCGTCGTCAGCCGCCGGGTGGGGTGCTTCTTCGCGTTCGACCGGCTGCGGCTGTCCTAGGTTCAGGCCAACATTGGAGGCGAGGCGCTTGAACAGAGCGCGGGCATTGCGCGGCTCGGGTTCATGACGTTCCTGCTGTTCCTGTGACCGGCGGGCAACAATCGGCAGCTCCTCGGTGCGCGGCATGCGGCGCTGACCTTCGGGGCGAGCGGCGTGCGACGGCACATAGACGCTGGGAACCGGCGATTCGTCTTCCATAGTCGTCGGCTCGTCCGTCTCCTGCACGCTGGCAGCGGCCGGAATGTAGGGCTCGACGAACACGCCATCGTCTTCCTGGCCATGATAGCTCGGAGCCGGGTTATCGAACGTGATCG
Encoded proteins:
- the recN gene encoding DNA repair protein RecN — translated: MLNALSVRNIVLIDQLDLALDGGMTVLTGETGAGKSILLDALTLALGGRGDASLVRTGQESGQVVAVLQLPADHPARAALRDNAIPDDEDVILRRVQFADGRTRAFINDQPVSAALLQKIGGQIVEIHGQHDDRALVDVATHRAALDAFGELEAAVARVRDAWQDLSDAQEAVAAQKALVAEALAAEDYARHTVEELGKLKPQAGEEEELAERRQHLQQVERSASDVTEIDEMLNGPSAPAPALASLMRRLMRKIDGGATLFQPIVDTLDASLGALDRTGDALDELKREMAYDPAELEGVEERLFALRAAARKHQTSCGGLQDVLAKYTADLETLQSGEARLAALEAAEARAMEAYRKAAETLSAGRLKAAGALAKAVGAELPDLKLGAAKFIVDHQVDKTRIAAAGFDQIAFHVQTNPGTAAGPLLKVASGGELSRFLLALKVVLADRGSAPVLIFDEIDTGVGGAVADAIGRRLARLAGKVQVLAVTHAPQVAARAQRHLLIEKQAVKEGAFMRTHVKPLGADARQEEVARMLAGATVTDEARAAASKLLSEVG
- a CDS encoding outer membrane protein assembly factor BamD; the encoded protein is MTVDVIGGLTGRATRFLTVALVAVVLAGCSGMNLFGPPKIREAAIVPAATLYQKALDDMDRQYFQTAIKSLEQLDRQHPRDPLVEKSKLMQVFANYRGGELDQAILAADRFLALYPTAKDVPYVLYLKGNSYFAQIKDITRDQQLSRDAIDTYNLLISNYPQSEYAEDAREKLLVAFDQLAGKEMSVGRYYLGNGQYTAAINRFRTVVETWQTSTHIEEALYRLTEAYLSLGLTTEAMTAAAVLGHNYPSSSWYKQAFELLGKQGLAPTVNNGSWMAGLRN
- the lpxC gene encoding UDP-3-O-acyl-N-acetylglucosamine deacetylase encodes the protein MQKLSTRQRTLAAAISFSGYGVHSAQPVTLTISPAAADSGIMICRETESGTTAPVPVHFSRVTRTTLCTTLDLGDSVSVATIEHVTSALSGMGVDNALITLDGGECPILDGSARPFAEAIVEVGLEIQPAQRKFLKIMRAVTVRNNDAFAALEPYNGRALDLEIDFDSKVIGRQRMIFDWTPRRYYEDVSSARTFGFVRDAKILRQAGYALGSSLDNSITVHEDRILNPGGLRYEDEFVRHKLLDAIGDLSLGGLPIWGRFRSYKGGHALNAHVLAGLFSSEANYEIVGAEDLPLEFEAFDDQPMGLAVNHYLRSVR